A window of the Lactobacillus amylovorus DSM 20531 genome harbors these coding sequences:
- a CDS encoding nucleoside hydrolase, producing the protein MTKKPLIISTDPGIDDIVAMTISLFADELDVRMIVPTWGNVALEYTLQNALDLEKFLHTKVPVVVGANQPLVAPKISAASVHGKTGIAGYEFEKADRSLIKPGLAATLMAEEIKNSPEKVTLLGIGPLTDFALLFKQYPEVKDNVEQIVIMGGNIGRGNHSPLAEYNIAGDPEAAQVVFHSGLPIKVAPLEIGNKAHLLPDQMAKVKECGEVGDMLYALFSHIHEPDGDPRIKIYDPTAVGILLHPEMFTMKKANVEIELRGQFTYGASVINFMDQEHANAEIATDVDLEKFAKWFIDSIEKADQGRE; encoded by the coding sequence ATGACCAAAAAACCTTTAATTATTAGTACCGATCCAGGAATCGATGACATCGTAGCTATGACCATCAGTCTTTTTGCAGACGAACTCGATGTCAGAATGATCGTTCCCACTTGGGGCAACGTGGCGCTTGAATACACTTTGCAAAATGCACTCGATTTAGAAAAATTCTTGCACACTAAGGTTCCTGTCGTTGTCGGTGCTAATCAACCACTTGTGGCACCAAAGATTAGTGCGGCATCAGTTCATGGGAAAACTGGAATTGCCGGTTACGAATTTGAAAAGGCAGATAGAAGTTTGATCAAGCCAGGTCTTGCCGCAACTTTAATGGCTGAGGAAATTAAGAATAGTCCAGAAAAGGTAACTTTGCTCGGCATTGGACCTTTGACTGATTTTGCTTTGCTTTTTAAGCAATACCCTGAAGTAAAGGACAACGTTGAGCAAATCGTGATCATGGGTGGAAACATTGGCCGTGGTAATCACAGTCCACTTGCTGAATACAATATTGCGGGTGATCCAGAAGCTGCACAAGTGGTATTCCACAGCGGTTTGCCAATTAAGGTTGCCCCACTTGAAATTGGTAACAAGGCGCACCTTTTGCCAGATCAAATGGCCAAGGTGAAGGAATGCGGTGAAGTTGGCGATATGCTTTACGCACTCTTTTCACACATTCATGAACCAGATGGCGATCCCCGCATCAAGATTTATGACCCAACTGCAGTGGGCATTTTGCTTCATCCCGAAATGTTTACGATGAAAAAAGCCAACGTTGAAATTGAACTTCGCGGCCAATTTACTTACGGAGCAAGTGTTATTAACTTTATGGATCAAGAGCATGCAAATGCGGAAATTGCAACTGATGTTGATTTAGAGAAATTTGCAAAATGGTTTATCGATAGTATTGAAAAAGCTGATCAAGGAAGAGAATAA
- a CDS encoding amino acid ABC transporter permease gives METFIHAYSWVDIRFLLQGLWVTIYVSLISIALSFVVGLILGLIRYMKIKYFSAIVGFIIDIIRNLPLLLIIFFTYFGLPQLGIVTNPTSASITALVIFEGAMLAEIVRSGIGSVYPGQMEGARSNGMSYSQAMYHVVMPQALHNMIPALLSQFVSLVKDTSLATIIVLPELLYHAQIIYSQNTTYLIPMYVIIAVMYFIICFCLSQVANYLQKKYNN, from the coding sequence ATGGAAACTTTTATTCATGCATATTCATGGGTCGATATCCGCTTCTTATTACAAGGTCTTTGGGTAACGATTTATGTATCACTTATTTCAATTGCGCTTAGTTTTGTAGTGGGTTTGATCTTAGGTTTGATCCGCTATATGAAGATTAAATATTTTTCAGCAATCGTCGGCTTTATCATCGATATTATCCGTAACTTACCATTGCTGCTTATCATCTTCTTTACCTACTTTGGTTTGCCACAATTAGGTATTGTCACAAATCCAACGTCGGCTTCGATTACGGCCTTGGTAATCTTCGAAGGTGCGATGTTAGCCGAAATCGTTCGTTCAGGTATTGGCTCAGTTTATCCAGGTCAAATGGAAGGTGCCCGTTCAAACGGTATGTCATACAGCCAAGCAATGTATCACGTTGTTATGCCACAAGCTTTGCACAACATGATTCCTGCACTTTTGTCACAGTTCGTATCACTAGTTAAGGATACTTCACTTGCAACGATCATCGTGTTGCCAGAACTTCTTTACCACGCACAAATCATCTACAGTCAAAACACGACTTACTTGATTCCGATGTACGTGATCATCGCTGTAATGTACTTCATCATCTGCTTCTGCTTATCACAAGTGGCCAACTACTTACAAAAGAAGTACAACAATTAG
- a CDS encoding bacteriocin immunity protein: MFSLFKSSQPNTKEIYQELKKFYNSFFSNIYNEMNIDRYRQIRDVIGLVINKFDENDHPLEYTGKLVMYIQARVASRHLRLSSEQEAIMKKLTESTKYVNLSYVYLSPIDSAEQFV, encoded by the coding sequence ATGTTCAGTCTCTTTAAATCAAGCCAACCCAACACAAAAGAAATTTATCAAGAACTCAAGAAATTTTACAACAGTTTTTTCAGCAATATTTATAATGAAATGAATATTGATCGCTATCGTCAAATCAGAGACGTAATCGGTCTCGTAATTAATAAATTCGACGAAAACGATCACCCGCTTGAATACACCGGCAAATTAGTGATGTACATTCAAGCCAGAGTTGCTTCACGTCACTTGCGTTTAAGCAGCGAACAAGAAGCAATCATGAAAAAATTAACGGAATCTACAAAATATGTAAATCTTTCTTACGTTTATTTAAGTCCGATTGATTCTGCCGAGCAATTCGTTTAA
- a CDS encoding DUF2974 domain-containing protein produces the protein MGVNERLTDRERVELTKKSYEHLQLGDNITIGPYDIGTVCRVEHAKDGMSAFVISSPSEITILFKGSYGIKKGTSQTWRDEWFKTNIPILRAMLSQERRIPSQLKTASTFLNHVINQFRGSRFYIYGHSLGSINAQFALANCSHTEAIAAAYLYEGTNIWLLLTPKERRRVAQMRERIFNYVDIYDPVTLGITETHHMVGKLCYVDSEPMQPIKQHMWGGYQFNPDGSLKLRKIDQAFLAESRSEHKLLSRSGELTDFIEKISSSDEIKKMATEKIDELTKRYPDHKSLVKLAELFKNELLKDEDK, from the coding sequence ATGGGCGTAAATGAACGATTAACCGACCGTGAACGGGTTGAATTAACTAAAAAATCTTATGAACATTTGCAACTAGGCGATAATATTACGATTGGTCCGTATGATATTGGTACAGTTTGCCGGGTTGAACACGCTAAAGATGGGATGAGTGCGTTTGTGATTAGTAGTCCCAGTGAAATCACGATTTTGTTTAAGGGATCTTACGGTATTAAAAAAGGTACATCGCAGACTTGGCGTGATGAATGGTTTAAAACGAATATCCCTATTTTGAGGGCGATGCTATCACAGGAAAGACGCATTCCGAGTCAGTTAAAGACGGCAAGCACGTTTTTGAACCACGTGATTAATCAATTTAGAGGAAGCAGATTCTATATTTATGGGCATTCCTTGGGTTCAATTAATGCGCAGTTTGCTTTGGCTAATTGCAGTCATACGGAGGCGATAGCGGCAGCTTATTTGTATGAAGGTACCAATATTTGGTTGCTTCTTACACCAAAGGAGAGAAGACGTGTAGCACAGATGCGTGAGCGGATTTTTAACTACGTGGATATTTATGATCCGGTGACTTTGGGTATTACGGAAACGCACCATATGGTTGGTAAATTATGCTATGTCGATAGTGAGCCAATGCAGCCGATTAAGCAGCACATGTGGGGCGGATACCAGTTTAATCCAGATGGCAGCTTGAAGTTGCGTAAGATTGACCAGGCGTTTTTGGCAGAAAGCCGTAGTGAGCATAAGCTGCTTAGCCGGTCGGGTGAATTGACGGACTTTATCGAAAAGATCAGTTCTAGTGATGAGATTAAGAAAATGGCAACGGAGAAGATAGATGAGCTGACTAAGCGTTATCCAGATCATAAGAGTTTGGTGAAGTTGGCTGAACTATTTAAGAATGAATTGTTAAAGGATGAAGATAAGTGA
- a CDS encoding DUF4931 domain-containing protein: MDKNPLVYEYSIGKRKPYDYDYGNRQGNQSAGCPFCDVRHLVNIFDKDGDKIWLKNKYPTLKDTDQTILIESSDHQGDISTYTREDNKELMKFALKCFQKMYNSGRYKSVLWYKNFGPKSDGSLTHPHMQIVGLYHKDGYNDIEPDNFKGFEVGKSGSVEMNLSAYPVQGYQEVNILTKDNTNLDTWADLIQKGTQYVRSVLSHGVDSYNLFFYPINDGEGTCCKIIPRFYASPYFVGYKISQVDDSDTLKWEAERLKGFVNGGILH, translated from the coding sequence ATGGATAAAAACCCTTTAGTTTATGAATATTCAATCGGTAAGCGTAAGCCTTATGACTACGACTACGGCAATCGTCAAGGTAACCAAAGCGCTGGCTGTCCCTTCTGTGATGTACGTCATTTAGTTAATATTTTCGATAAAGATGGTGACAAGATCTGGCTGAAAAACAAGTACCCAACTTTGAAGGATACCGATCAAACAATTTTAATTGAATCAAGCGACCACCAAGGTGATATTTCAACTTATACGCGTGAAGACAATAAAGAATTGATGAAGTTTGCCTTGAAATGTTTCCAAAAGATGTACAATTCAGGCAGATACAAGAGTGTGTTATGGTACAAGAACTTCGGCCCCAAATCCGACGGTTCTTTGACTCACCCACACATGCAGATCGTTGGGCTTTACCACAAAGATGGTTATAATGACATTGAGCCTGATAACTTTAAAGGCTTTGAGGTGGGCAAGTCCGGTTCAGTTGAAATGAATTTATCCGCTTATCCTGTGCAAGGCTACCAAGAAGTGAACATTTTGACAAAGGACAACACTAACTTGGATACCTGGGCTGACTTGATTCAAAAGGGTACGCAATATGTTCGTTCAGTTTTGTCACACGGTGTGGATTCCTACAACTTGTTCTTCTACCCAATCAATGACGGCGAAGGTACCTGCTGCAAGATTATTCCTCGTTTCTATGCTTCACCATATTTTGTTGGCTACAAGATTTCGCAAGTCGACGATTCCGATACTTTAAAGTGGGAAGCCGAACGTCTCAAGGGCTTTGTAAACGGCGGTATTTTACATTAG
- the rbsK gene encoding ribokinase has product MKKIVVIGSSNVDTTLHVKDFPKPGETINATDVTTAGGGKGANQAIAAAKSGAETYFINRVGEDSDGGYITHQLKSYGVDTTYVQTTMGAKTGHAYITLNEAGQNDIIIDHGANYELTVEDLKAASDLINNWDCIIAQFETPIDVTTSVFKMAKNAGKVTILNPAPAIDKIPADLLKYTDIIMPNETESAKITGIPIKDNSTLATNAEKLHLLGVKNVIITYGDKGAYISTPDVETLVPAYKVDATDTTGAGDTFIGYFASNLNADMSNFEEAAKIASRASSIAVQRLGAQPSIPTEQEVKQAMEDEE; this is encoded by the coding sequence ATGAAGAAGATTGTAGTTATTGGATCAAGCAATGTTGATACCACATTGCATGTAAAGGATTTCCCAAAACCTGGTGAAACGATTAATGCCACAGATGTTACTACTGCTGGTGGTGGTAAGGGTGCTAACCAAGCCATTGCTGCAGCTAAGAGTGGCGCAGAGACTTACTTTATTAACCGTGTAGGTGAAGACAGCGATGGTGGCTACATTACCCACCAATTGAAGAGCTACGGTGTCGACACTACTTATGTTCAAACCACGATGGGTGCCAAGACTGGCCATGCTTACATTACTTTAAATGAAGCTGGTCAAAACGATATTATTATCGACCACGGTGCCAACTATGAATTGACCGTTGAAGATCTTAAGGCCGCTAGCGATTTGATTAATAATTGGGACTGCATTATTGCTCAATTTGAAACGCCAATTGATGTTACTACTTCAGTTTTCAAGATGGCTAAAAATGCAGGCAAGGTTACTATTTTGAATCCTGCTCCTGCAATTGATAAGATTCCAGCAGACTTATTGAAATATACTGATATCATCATGCCTAATGAAACTGAAAGTGCTAAGATCACAGGTATTCCAATTAAAGATAATTCTACTTTGGCTACTAACGCTGAAAAATTGCACTTGCTTGGCGTAAAGAACGTCATTATTACTTATGGTGATAAAGGTGCATATATTTCTACACCAGATGTTGAAACATTAGTACCGGCTTACAAGGTAGATGCTACCGATACTACTGGTGCCGGTGACACCTTTATCGGTTACTTTGCAAGTAACTTGAATGCCGATATGTCTAACTTTGAAGAAGCTGCTAAGATTGCTAGCCGTGCTTCATCAATTGCTGTGCAACGTTTGGGTGCACAACCATCAATTCCTACTGAACAAGAAGTAAAGCAAGCAATGGAGGATGAGGAATAA
- a CDS encoding amino acid ABC transporter permease, translated as MWQIITNNWGSFLTGFWNTILCSVIALVFSLILGVFFALLEVAPPKFGRVIAKIYIAIFRNIPLLVIVMIFYLIVPRYIVKLSGFQAGTIGLTLYTSAFIAETVRAGINSIGEGQMEGARSNGMTYTQAMRYVILPQAMKIVIPPLGNQFVNLVKNSSVLAFVAGFDLMYQAQLIAFSTFQTIDTYIVVGLFYLILTLPLSYYMRHLEKKLAK; from the coding sequence ATGTGGCAAATTATTACCAATAACTGGGGCAGCTTTTTGACAGGTTTTTGGAACACTATTTTGTGTAGTGTTATCGCTCTAGTATTCAGTTTGATTTTGGGCGTGTTTTTCGCACTGCTTGAAGTAGCTCCGCCAAAGTTTGGTCGCGTGATCGCTAAGATTTATATCGCAATTTTCCGTAACATTCCATTGCTGGTTATCGTTATGATCTTCTACTTGATCGTTCCACGTTACATCGTTAAGTTGTCAGGTTTCCAAGCCGGAACAATCGGTTTAACGCTTTATACTTCAGCCTTTATCGCTGAAACGGTGCGTGCCGGTATTAACTCAATCGGTGAAGGTCAAATGGAAGGTGCTCGTTCAAACGGGATGACTTATACGCAAGCAATGCGTTACGTTATTTTGCCTCAAGCCATGAAGATCGTGATCCCACCACTTGGCAACCAGTTCGTTAACTTGGTTAAGAACTCTTCAGTTTTAGCCTTCGTTGCTGGTTTTGACTTGATGTATCAAGCACAGCTGATCGCATTTTCAACCTTCCAAACTATTGATACATATATTGTTGTAGGTCTTTTCTACTTGATCTTGACTTTGCCACTCAGCTACTACATGCGTCACCTAGAAAAGAAATTGGCTAAATAG
- a CDS encoding DeoR/GlpR family DNA-binding transcription regulator, with product MIQEERLVQIKKMLKKEHQVSTKEIAKKFGVSFDTARRDVIHLATTGQAVRIHGGMMEISQNDVPDFLARNQVQSPVKLKMAKMAKRFIHPGQCDFIGPSTTLKQLCPMLNGMDIQVVTNSIDNALSLLTSEFPSVRLLGGVINKQQRYIYSEAALETIRKIRFNTAFIGGSKVDADGVYTSSMADAEIVRATASRAKQIVLVAEKYKFTNHSTSPYMSIPLDKVDVLITDTPLSDEVKQHFNSRTQIIPVLKE from the coding sequence ATGATTCAAGAAGAAAGATTAGTTCAAATAAAAAAGATGCTCAAAAAAGAACACCAAGTATCAACTAAAGAAATCGCTAAAAAGTTCGGTGTATCTTTTGATACGGCTCGCCGAGATGTAATTCACTTAGCCACTACAGGTCAAGCAGTCAGAATCCACGGTGGGATGATGGAAATTAGTCAAAATGACGTACCTGATTTTCTAGCTAGAAATCAAGTTCAATCTCCCGTGAAATTAAAAATGGCCAAGATGGCAAAAAGGTTCATCCATCCTGGTCAATGTGATTTTATCGGTCCTTCTACCACGCTCAAGCAGCTTTGTCCCATGCTTAACGGGATGGATATCCAAGTAGTAACCAATTCAATCGATAATGCTTTGAGTTTACTGACTAGTGAATTTCCATCCGTTAGACTTCTGGGCGGCGTGATTAATAAACAACAGCGCTACATTTATTCAGAGGCTGCCCTTGAGACAATTAGAAAAATTCGTTTCAACACTGCTTTTATTGGTGGTTCTAAAGTTGACGCCGATGGCGTTTATACATCATCAATGGCGGATGCCGAAATTGTACGTGCAACAGCTAGTCGAGCAAAACAAATCGTCTTGGTGGCTGAAAAGTACAAATTCACGAATCATTCTACTTCTCCGTACATGTCAATTCCATTAGATAAGGTCGATGTCTTAATTACCGACACGCCTTTATCTGATGAAGTTAAGCAGCATTTCAATTCAAGAACGCAAATCATACCAGTATTAAAGGAGTAA
- a CDS encoding Cof-type HAD-IIB family hydrolase, with product MNKLPFKVVAVDMDGTFMRDNQTFDHKRFDRILNQLRDQGGHFIVSSGRPYTRLREDFASFLTRIDMIADNGSLLLQDNNIISTHLLTYKTTVDLIHFIQEHYPESSVIVTGVDNSYTTVNASPDFKQKMSFYYPECVEVNDLLSTVSPNGQVTKITLSYKKDFSAELEREFNKHHAEKVHCTSSGFGLLDIVPYSVNKGSALQYFLRYFGAKPSELIAFGDGLNDTEMLKLAGYSYAMANGDPEIKKIAKYEAPSNNDDGVLEVLDNYLNN from the coding sequence ATGAATAAACTTCCCTTCAAAGTTGTTGCTGTCGATATGGACGGTACTTTCATGCGCGATAATCAAACTTTTGATCACAAAAGATTTGACCGCATTCTAAACCAGTTAAGAGATCAAGGTGGCCACTTTATCGTTTCAAGTGGTCGTCCTTATACCAGACTGCGTGAAGATTTCGCAAGCTTTTTAACTAGAATCGACATGATCGCAGATAATGGCTCGCTTTTATTGCAAGACAACAACATTATCAGCACTCATCTGCTTACTTATAAGACAACAGTTGATTTAATTCACTTCATCCAAGAACATTATCCAGAAAGTTCAGTTATTGTTACTGGTGTTGATAATTCATACACAACAGTTAATGCATCCCCTGACTTTAAGCAAAAAATGAGCTTCTACTATCCAGAATGTGTTGAAGTTAATGACCTACTTTCAACCGTTTCGCCTAATGGTCAAGTTACCAAGATTACTTTGAGCTATAAAAAAGACTTCTCGGCAGAACTTGAAAGAGAATTTAACAAGCACCACGCAGAAAAAGTCCACTGTACTTCAAGTGGTTTCGGCTTGCTCGATATCGTGCCTTACAGCGTAAACAAAGGTAGCGCATTGCAATACTTCTTACGCTACTTTGGCGCTAAGCCAAGCGAATTGATTGCCTTTGGTGATGGCTTGAACGATACAGAAATGCTTAAACTTGCTGGATACAGCTACGCAATGGCAAACGGTGATCCGGAAATTAAGAAGATCGCTAAATATGAAGCTCCTTCTAACAACGATGATGGTGTTTTGGAAGTGCTTGATAATTACTTGAATAACTAA
- a CDS encoding transporter substrate-binding domain-containing protein — protein MKKLRKYLFLPLLVLLAFTLSACGHKDQNVYQKVEANKHIVWGVRADTRLFGLTNVKTGKIEGFEMDLAKAITKQMLGKKGTASFVTTTANTRIPLLKNGNVDAVLATMTITPERAKQVTFSKPYFPAGSSLLVPNNSKITNVKDLNNKTVLAVKGTTAVDDVHKSAPKACVLQYDDYGQAMSALKANQGVALTTDNGLLAGIAQENKGYKLVGGVYSDAPYGIAVDKGQTDMANHIDKALKQLQANGTYNRLIKKWFAGIPGFSLKGVLK, from the coding sequence ATGAAAAAATTAAGAAAATATCTTTTCTTACCTTTACTAGTGCTGCTGGCTTTCACTTTATCAGCCTGTGGCCATAAGGATCAGAATGTTTACCAAAAGGTAGAAGCAAATAAGCATATTGTTTGGGGCGTTAGAGCAGATACCAGATTGTTTGGTTTGACCAACGTTAAGACCGGTAAGATTGAAGGTTTTGAAATGGACCTGGCTAAGGCTATAACTAAGCAAATGTTAGGTAAAAAGGGTACTGCAAGTTTTGTTACTACTACTGCCAACACTAGAATTCCACTTCTTAAAAACGGTAACGTGGACGCGGTTTTAGCAACTATGACCATTACGCCAGAGCGTGCTAAACAAGTAACCTTCAGTAAGCCATACTTCCCAGCTGGTTCATCTTTGCTTGTACCCAACAATAGCAAAATTACCAACGTTAAAGATTTAAATAATAAAACTGTACTTGCCGTAAAAGGAACTACTGCAGTTGATGATGTGCATAAGTCAGCACCAAAGGCATGTGTGCTTCAATATGATGACTATGGTCAAGCGATGTCAGCACTTAAGGCTAACCAAGGTGTAGCTTTGACTACTGATAACGGTCTTCTTGCTGGTATCGCCCAAGAAAACAAGGGCTACAAGTTAGTCGGCGGTGTTTATAGTGATGCTCCTTATGGTATCGCTGTTGACAAGGGTCAAACCGACATGGCAAATCACATTGACAAGGCTCTTAAGCAGCTTCAAGCAAATGGTACTTACAACCGTTTGATCAAGAAGTGGTTCGCAGGAATTCCTGGTTTTAGTCTTAAGGGGGTATTGAAATAA
- the rpiA gene encoding ribose-5-phosphate isomerase RpiA, with protein sequence MDKTEQDRLKKEVAEKAADMVKSGMILGVGTGSTVAFFIDALGKRKDEDGLKLKAIVTTSNRSKKQLEGLGFKVSELADIDQADLTVDGSDRVADNLDGIKGGGGALTLEKNVAINSKKIVWIVDESKLVHRLSGFPLPVEVLPISCEQNFRRFEQEGLKPQWRMDGDKRYITHYGNYIIDLAVDPIPAPHGLADYLDHTVGVVEHGLFLDMCDEVIIAHSDGTIEDKKR encoded by the coding sequence ATGGATAAGACTGAGCAAGATCGTTTGAAAAAAGAAGTTGCCGAAAAAGCAGCCGACATGGTAAAGAGCGGGATGATCTTAGGTGTTGGTACTGGATCTACTGTCGCATTTTTCATTGATGCTTTGGGCAAACGCAAGGATGAAGATGGCTTAAAACTTAAGGCCATTGTTACTACCAGTAACAGAAGTAAGAAGCAACTTGAAGGCTTAGGCTTTAAAGTTAGTGAACTTGCGGACATCGATCAAGCCGATTTGACTGTTGATGGCTCAGACCGTGTTGCCGACAACCTTGATGGTATCAAGGGCGGTGGCGGTGCTTTAACCCTTGAAAAGAACGTTGCCATCAACTCAAAGAAGATCGTTTGGATCGTTGATGAATCTAAGTTGGTTCACCGTTTGAGCGGATTCCCTCTTCCTGTTGAAGTATTACCAATCTCTTGTGAGCAAAACTTCAGACGCTTTGAACAAGAAGGCTTGAAGCCACAATGGCGTATGGATGGTGACAAGCGTTACATCACTCACTATGGCAACTACATCATTGATTTAGCAGTTGATCCAATTCCTGCCCCTCATGGTTTAGCAGACTACCTTGATCATACTGTTGGTGTAGTTGAACATGGTTTGTTCCTTGATATGTGTGATGAAGTAATTATTGCTCACAGCGATGGTACGATCGAAGATAAGAAAAGATAA
- a CDS encoding extracellular solute-binding protein produces the protein MKFYKKLALVSAAALGLVGLSACSNNNNSSSSSSAKIPTKISKKTTVNFWYSLTGTSQSALKKLTKDFEKKNPNITIKLQSQGGNYSDLQAKLVSGLQSPKDLPTITQAYPGWLYNAAKNNMLVNLTPYVNNKSVGWGSYKNSGIKKALWDGANIGGTQYGVPFNKSVEVLFYNKTLLDKYGVKVPSNMSQLASASAEIYRKSHHKVRGMGFDALNNYYMMQMKETYGKDFNKNLNFAAKDSVKAINYYANGVKAGYFMQAGTQKYMSTPFNNGQVAMFIGSTANEAYLKQGLKKGYVYGVAARPSQMNVQQGTDIYMFKKASAMQKAVAFKYLKFLTSKSSQLYWAKQTGYMPVNTAALNDSAYQQAKNSKIPAILSKTSKKLYFLPVTKNSITAYDQVNVNMQNILAKASKGQNWTSDIKAGKAKLDASWKQ, from the coding sequence ATGAAATTCTACAAAAAACTCGCACTCGTAAGTGCAGCAGCACTTGGCCTAGTTGGCCTTAGTGCATGTTCAAACAATAATAATTCTAGTTCAAGTTCTTCTGCAAAGATCCCTACTAAAATCAGCAAGAAGACTACTGTTAACTTCTGGTATTCATTAACTGGTACTTCACAAAGTGCTTTAAAAAAGTTAACTAAGGACTTTGAAAAGAAGAACCCTAACATCACCATTAAGTTGCAAAGCCAAGGTGGTAACTACTCTGACTTGCAAGCAAAGCTTGTGTCAGGTTTACAATCACCAAAGGACTTGCCAACTATTACGCAAGCTTACCCAGGTTGGCTTTACAATGCGGCTAAGAACAACATGCTTGTTAACTTAACTCCATACGTTAACAACAAGTCAGTCGGCTGGGGCTCATACAAGAACAGTGGGATTAAGAAGGCACTTTGGGATGGTGCCAACATTGGCGGTACTCAATACGGTGTACCATTTAACAAGTCTGTTGAAGTACTTTTCTACAACAAGACTTTGCTTGATAAATATGGCGTAAAGGTACCAAGCAACATGAGTCAACTTGCTAGTGCATCTGCTGAAATTTACCGTAAGAGTCACCACAAGGTACGCGGTATGGGCTTCGACGCACTTAACAACTACTACATGATGCAAATGAAGGAAACTTACGGCAAGGACTTCAACAAGAACTTGAACTTTGCAGCTAAGGATTCTGTCAAGGCTATCAACTACTACGCAAATGGCGTTAAGGCTGGTTACTTCATGCAAGCTGGTACACAAAAGTACATGTCAACTCCATTCAACAATGGTCAAGTTGCCATGTTCATCGGTTCTACTGCTAACGAAGCTTACCTTAAGCAAGGACTTAAGAAGGGCTACGTTTACGGTGTAGCTGCTCGTCCAAGTCAAATGAACGTACAACAAGGTACTGACATCTACATGTTCAAGAAGGCTAGCGCAATGCAAAAGGCTGTCGCATTCAAGTACCTTAAGTTTTTAACTTCTAAGTCATCACAACTTTACTGGGCAAAGCAAACTGGTTACATGCCAGTTAACACTGCTGCTTTGAACGACTCAGCTTACCAACAAGCTAAGAACAGCAAGATCCCTGCAATTTTGTCTAAAACTTCAAAGAAGCTTTACTTCTTACCTGTAACTAAGAACTCAATTACTGCATATGACCAAGTTAATGTAAATATGCAAAATATCTTAGCTAAGGCAAGCAAGGGTCAAAACTGGACCAGTGATATTAAGGCTGGTAAGGCCAAGCTTGACGCTTCTTGGAAGCAATAA
- a CDS encoding GntR family transcriptional regulator has translation MANYVYRTIMQDIKQNILNNKYDGMRIPDERSLAERYGVSRSSMKRALELLAQQGIVFKKRGSGTFINPLYLKNQAMFRYDGSNLGITDSFKVPGKKQQIKLLDFHVINATKEIAEDLFINENDFVYEFKRLRLLDEQPFLIETGYLPIKIMPELKPETLQSSLFNYLEDEQNKTVTKAFLNITVEPSSKTDQEQLRLKATEPVGVMEGIFFLDDGTPFEVSNMRVHYHYMNFNTFVNLGK, from the coding sequence ATGGCGAATTACGTTTATCGGACAATAATGCAGGATATAAAACAGAATATTTTAAATAATAAATATGATGGGATGCGGATTCCCGATGAGCGTAGTTTAGCAGAACGCTATGGCGTTAGTCGGTCATCGATGAAGCGAGCCTTGGAACTTTTGGCTCAACAAGGAATCGTCTTTAAAAAGCGAGGCAGTGGTACCTTTATCAATCCGCTTTATTTAAAGAACCAAGCGATGTTCCGTTATGATGGTTCGAACTTGGGGATCACTGACAGTTTTAAGGTGCCTGGTAAAAAGCAACAGATTAAGTTGCTCGATTTTCATGTGATTAACGCGACCAAAGAAATTGCGGAAGATCTGTTTATCAATGAAAATGACTTTGTGTATGAATTCAAGCGTCTGCGTCTTTTAGATGAGCAGCCATTTTTGATAGAAACTGGCTATTTGCCAATCAAGATTATGCCGGAGCTGAAGCCAGAGACTTTGCAAAGTTCACTTTTTAATTATTTGGAAGATGAGCAAAATAAAACTGTTACTAAGGCATTTTTGAATATCACGGTTGAACCATCAAGTAAGACAGACCAAGAACAATTGCGTTTGAAGGCCACAGAGCCGGTGGGTGTGATGGAAGGTATCTTCTTTTTAGATGATGGTACGCCATTTGAAGTTTCAAATATGCGTGTTCATTACCACTACATGAATTTCAATACTTTTGTAAATTTGGGTAAATAA